The following DNA comes from Candidatus Baltobacteraceae bacterium.
CGCTGCTTCCCGCGGGCTATTTGCTCGAGCAGAACCTTGCGATGCACCAAGCGATGATCGCCGATGCGCAAGGCGTGGCGCGCGTAGCAATGCTCCCGCATCGAACGGCCAGCTTTACCGGCGCCGACGCACGCGTGATGTACGCACCTGACGGCTCGTGGTACATGGTCGTGATTCGCGGAGCAAAACGCCCGCTTGCGCTGTTGTGGCCGCACGACGGGACCCAAACGATGCTCGGCTTCGCGATGCCGCACGGCGACGTAGCGCTCCTTTACTTGCCCAAGAGTCATCGCATGAATCAACTCTCACTGATGCTCGATGGACGCGTGGTAGGCCAGGCCCAGCTCGCTTTCTAGCCGAAAAGCGCAGCATGCTTCCCGGCATTGCCCTATCCGCGGTGCTCTTTACGGCGAGAATGGAGCATCGGATCGATGACCTCGGCACACAGCTCATCCAAGCCAAGCGCTCGCCCGGTTTTGCGCTCGGCGTCGTCGAGAACGGTCGTATCGTTTACACACGTGGATTCGGTTTTGCCGACCTCGCGCATCATCGCCGTTTCGATCCTTCGACCCAAACCTACGTCGGCTCGATCAGCAAACAGTTTACGGCGGCGGCGATCCTCTTGCTCGAACAGGACGGCAAACTCAAGCTCGACGATCCGGTTACCCGCTTCGTTCCAGAACTGTCGATCGCCAAAGGCGTCACGATCCGCGAGCTGTTGAACCAAACCTCCGGGCTTCCCGACGAATCGCAAGCCGCAATCGACCAGGACCGCACCAAGAGCATCAAACTCGATCGCCTCGTCGCGGCGATG
Coding sequences within:
- a CDS encoding zf-HC2 domain-containing protein; this encodes MTGHLGELAALYALGALEPHEQRGVEKHLEVCDACRRLLAQAEADVTAMVSAQARLDPPSPLRAPRAAQPVRAPLRLAFAAAIVIALLPAGYLLEQNLAMHQAMIADAQGVARVAMLPHRTASFTGADARVMYAPDGSWYMVVIRGAKRPLALLWPHDGTQTMLGFAMPHGDVALLYLPKSHRMNQLSLMLDGRVVGQAQLAF